From Buchnera aphidicola (Cinara pseudotaxifoliae):
AGAAAATCATAAAAAACGTCCTATTTTCATTCGATATGCCATGGAACGTTCTGCGACGATTGACGTAGCTCAAAATAAAATTTATTTATCTATTTGTAATTTTAAAAACCCAATTACTGGACGAACTCTTCCACGTAAAAGACGTTTAAACGAACATCGAGCTCGTGCTCTTCGGGCTATGGTACAAGCCATGCTGTATCATTTCAACATCGCCTCTACCCTAGTCATGGCCTCTGTAGAGAAATTATCGGACGCATGTGGATTATCTACATACTCTAGCGCGGGTAATAAGTCTATCACTAGAGCTTCGCGATTAATCACTGATTTTATGGAACCAATTGGATTAATTAGTTGTCAAAAAGTATGGGACAAAATTTTAGGAACATATATTCCTAAAATTATATTTTTACAACCTTTATTTTTTATGTTATTCAATATTTCTCAATCACAATTAATACAAACTAGAATTGCTCAGTTACAATGGATAAATATCCGGA
This genomic window contains:
- the repA gene encoding plasmid replication initiator RepA, translating into MSEKKYVYNPYPQFIQPENHKKRPIFIRYAMERSATIDVAQNKIYLSICNFKNPITGRTLPRKRRLNEHRARALRAMVQAMLYHFNIASTLVMASVEKLSDACGLSTYSSAGNKSITRASRLITDFMEPIGLISCQKVWDKILGTYIPKIIFLQPLFFMLFNISQSQLIQTRIAQLQWINIRRTQQKKFQINLFEVEQKEKDKYIRKAFCFRNSRHMFSRQKKQALKIIQLEEKYARSQILKNLIKRYSVEELCSIGLIDLKRKVDLEYVRLRQLAQHPVP